The following are encoded together in the Dickeya lacustris genome:
- the fruB gene encoding fused PTS fructose transporter subunit IIA/HPr protein, giving the protein MFQLSQHDIHLGATASSKEEAIRQVAAALAKAGCVSEGYVDGMLQREQQTSTYLGSGIAIPHGTTDTRGLVQKTGVQVFQFPQGIAWGEDQTAYVVLGIAARSDEHLALLRQLTHVLSDDRVAARLASTTSADELRGLLMGEQLSGALRFDTSLLNLNVATDNLVTLQALNAGRLQQIGAVDADFVSHAVANKPLHLGQGIWLSDSVKGNLSSALAVSRPAQSFLVDNNPVALLLTASAADEQVFGPLDALSALLIAGKAERLLSADEETLLALLSGEEEEPQESEALVGEFTVRNEHGLHARPGAMLVNVVKQFSSEITVANLDGTGKPANGRSLMKVVALGVKSGHRLRFTAKGDDAEAALAAIGEAIQSGLGEGAA; this is encoded by the coding sequence ATGTTCCAGTTGTCACAGCACGACATTCATTTAGGCGCTACCGCCAGCAGTAAAGAAGAGGCGATTCGTCAGGTAGCGGCAGCGCTGGCGAAAGCCGGTTGCGTAAGCGAGGGGTATGTTGACGGTATGCTTCAGCGCGAGCAGCAAACCTCGACGTACCTTGGCAGCGGCATTGCTATTCCGCATGGCACGACAGATACCCGTGGCCTGGTGCAGAAAACCGGTGTGCAGGTATTTCAATTTCCGCAAGGTATCGCCTGGGGCGAAGATCAGACTGCCTACGTGGTATTAGGCATTGCCGCCCGTTCAGATGAACATTTGGCGTTGTTGCGTCAACTGACGCACGTACTGAGTGATGATCGCGTTGCCGCGCGTCTTGCCAGCACCACCTCTGCTGACGAATTACGTGGTTTGCTGATGGGGGAACAACTCTCCGGCGCGCTGCGCTTTGATACGTCGTTGCTGAATCTCAATGTGGCGACCGATAATCTGGTGACGTTACAGGCGCTGAACGCCGGTCGTCTACAGCAGATTGGCGCGGTAGATGCGGATTTTGTCAGCCATGCGGTGGCTAACAAGCCGCTGCATTTGGGACAGGGCATTTGGTTGAGCGACAGTGTCAAAGGCAACCTGTCGAGCGCACTGGCCGTTAGCCGTCCGGCACAGTCTTTCCTCGTTGACAATAACCCTGTGGCATTGTTGCTGACGGCGTCAGCTGCAGATGAACAAGTGTTTGGCCCGCTGGATGCGTTGAGCGCGCTGTTGATTGCCGGTAAAGCAGAGCGTCTGTTATCCGCTGATGAGGAGACGTTGCTGGCATTGCTGAGTGGCGAAGAAGAAGAGCCGCAAGAAAGCGAAGCCTTGGTGGGCGAGTTTACCGTTCGCAATGAGCACGGCCTGCATGCCCGTCCGGGTGCCATGCTGGTCAACGTTGTAAAACAGTTCTCCAGTGAAATCACGGTGGCAAACCTTGATGGCACCGGTAAACCGGCCAATGGCCGCAGCCTGATGAAGGTGGTGGCGCTTGGGGTGAAAAGTGGTCATCGCCTGCGTTTTACCGCGAAAGGGGATGATGCTGAAGCGGCGTTGGCCGCTATTGGTGAGGCTATCCAGTCGGGTCTTGGGGAGGGCGCAGCATGA
- the fruK gene encoding 1-phosphofructokinase codes for MSRRVATITLNPAYDLVGYCPEIERGEVNLVQTTGLHAAGKGINVAKVLKDLGIDVTVGGFLGKDNQDGFQQLFSELGIANRFQVVPGRTRINVKLTEQSGDVTDLNFSGFEVTQQDWHRFVNDSLSWLGQFDMVAVSGSLPSGVDPDAFTDWMSRLRSQCPCIIFDSSREALVAGLKASPWLVKPNRRELEIWAGRKLPTLEDVVDAAHALREQGIAHVVISLGAEGALWVNASGAWRALPPACDVVSTVGAGDSMVGGLIYGLLMRESSEHTLRLATAVAALAVSQSNVGISDRPQLAAMMARVSLQPFN; via the coding sequence ATGAGCAGACGCGTTGCCACCATTACCCTGAATCCTGCTTATGATCTGGTAGGGTACTGCCCGGAAATTGAACGGGGCGAGGTTAACCTGGTGCAGACCACGGGCCTGCATGCCGCAGGTAAGGGCATCAATGTTGCCAAAGTGCTCAAAGATCTCGGGATTGATGTCACGGTCGGTGGCTTCCTTGGTAAAGACAATCAGGATGGCTTTCAGCAACTGTTCAGCGAGTTAGGGATCGCCAACCGTTTTCAGGTGGTGCCGGGGCGTACTCGCATCAACGTTAAGTTGACTGAGCAAAGCGGCGATGTGACCGACCTTAACTTCTCCGGCTTTGAGGTGACGCAGCAGGACTGGCATCGCTTCGTCAATGATTCTTTAAGCTGGCTTGGGCAATTTGACATGGTGGCGGTCAGTGGCAGTTTGCCAAGCGGCGTTGACCCTGATGCGTTTACCGATTGGATGTCGCGCCTGCGCAGCCAGTGTCCTTGCATTATTTTTGACAGTAGCCGTGAAGCGTTGGTGGCTGGGTTGAAAGCCTCACCCTGGTTGGTTAAACCCAATCGCCGTGAGCTGGAAATCTGGGCAGGGCGCAAGTTGCCGACGCTGGAAGATGTGGTAGATGCAGCCCATGCGCTGCGTGAACAGGGTATTGCCCATGTCGTGATTTCGCTGGGTGCGGAAGGTGCGTTATGGGTCAATGCATCCGGTGCCTGGCGGGCGTTACCACCAGCATGTGACGTGGTGAGCACGGTCGGTGCGGGTGACTCCATGGTAGGGGGATTGATCTATGGCTTGTTGATGCGTGAGTCCAGTGAACACACGTTGCGTTTGGCCACTGCGGTGGCGGCGTTAGCCGTTAGCCAGAGCAACGTTGGCATTAGCGATCGTCCGCAGCTGGCTGCGATGATGGCGCGTGTCTCTCTCCAACCCTTTAACTGA
- the fruA gene encoding PTS fructose transporter subunit IIBC, whose amino-acid sequence MKTLLILDKSLGLAKSRLVKNALGAAATHAGVTLTEQLADAELAIVLGASVQADSALNGKKVFAGDIELALTQPADFFANALASAQVYQAPVATQAAGASSGAAKRIVAVTACPTGVAHTFMAAEAIESEAKKRGWWVKVETRGSVGAGNPISAEEVTQADLVIVAADIEVDLSKFAGKKMYRTSTGLALKKTAQEFDKAVSEATVYQPAAQSGNTSAAGDSSSQKGGAGPYRHLLTGVSYMLPMVVAGGLCIALSFVFGITAFKEEGTLAAALMKIGGGSAFALMVPVLAGYIAFSIADRPGLTPGLVGGMLAVSTGAGFLGGIIAGFLAGYLARAISNHVSLPQSMSALKPILIIPLFATLITGLIMIYIVGTPVAKILTGLTNWLQSMGTANAVILGAILGGMMCTDMGGPVNKVAYVFGTTLLSSQVYAPMAAVMAAGMVPPLAMGLATFIAAKKFTAGEREGGKAAVVLGLCFISEGAIPYAARDPMRVLPCCILGGALTGAMSMAVGAKLMAPHGGLFVLLIPGAITPVVGYLLSIIAGTVVAGVLYAVLKRPEEQAAKA is encoded by the coding sequence ATGAAAACGCTGCTGATACTTGATAAATCACTGGGTCTGGCCAAAAGCCGTCTGGTGAAAAATGCACTCGGTGCTGCGGCTACTCACGCAGGCGTTACCCTCACTGAGCAACTGGCTGACGCTGAACTGGCTATCGTGCTGGGTGCGTCGGTGCAGGCAGATAGCGCGCTCAATGGCAAGAAAGTGTTTGCGGGTGATATTGAACTGGCACTCACTCAACCCGCCGACTTTTTTGCTAACGCGCTGGCGAGCGCTCAGGTTTATCAGGCTCCGGTTGCTACTCAGGCGGCTGGCGCATCGTCAGGTGCGGCGAAACGGATTGTCGCAGTGACCGCATGCCCGACCGGTGTGGCTCACACCTTCATGGCAGCAGAAGCTATCGAGAGTGAAGCCAAAAAACGCGGCTGGTGGGTAAAAGTTGAAACCCGTGGTTCCGTTGGTGCCGGTAATCCTATCAGTGCCGAAGAGGTCACCCAGGCTGATTTGGTGATTGTGGCGGCAGATATTGAAGTGGATCTCAGCAAGTTTGCCGGTAAAAAGATGTACCGTACCTCAACCGGACTGGCGCTGAAGAAAACGGCACAAGAGTTTGATAAGGCCGTGTCTGAGGCAACGGTTTATCAACCGGCGGCACAGAGTGGCAATACAAGCGCTGCGGGCGATTCTTCGTCGCAGAAAGGCGGTGCCGGGCCTTATCGTCACCTGCTGACCGGCGTGTCTTACATGCTGCCGATGGTGGTGGCCGGTGGTTTGTGTATCGCGCTGTCATTTGTGTTTGGTATTACGGCGTTTAAAGAAGAGGGCACACTGGCGGCCGCGCTGATGAAGATCGGCGGTGGGTCGGCCTTTGCGCTGATGGTGCCGGTGTTGGCCGGTTATATCGCGTTCTCGATTGCGGATCGTCCGGGCCTGACGCCGGGTTTAGTGGGCGGTATGCTGGCGGTGAGCACCGGGGCCGGTTTCCTTGGCGGTATCATCGCTGGTTTTCTGGCCGGTTATCTGGCGCGCGCCATCAGTAATCATGTCAGCTTGCCGCAGAGCATGTCGGCGTTGAAGCCTATCTTGATTATTCCGCTGTTCGCCACACTGATTACCGGCCTCATCATGATTTACATCGTGGGTACGCCTGTCGCGAAAATCCTGACCGGATTAACCAACTGGCTGCAATCGATGGGCACCGCCAATGCCGTGATTCTGGGGGCGATTCTGGGCGGTATGATGTGTACCGATATGGGTGGCCCGGTGAACAAAGTGGCCTACGTGTTTGGTACTACGCTGCTCAGTAGCCAGGTGTATGCACCGATGGCTGCGGTTATGGCGGCAGGTATGGTGCCACCGCTGGCCATGGGTCTGGCTACGTTTATCGCGGCGAAAAAATTCACCGCCGGTGAGCGTGAAGGGGGTAAAGCGGCGGTTGTGCTGGGACTGTGCTTTATTTCTGAAGGCGCCATCCCTTATGCCGCGCGTGATCCAATGCGTGTGTTGCCGTGCTGTATTCTGGGCGGTGCACTGACCGGCGCCATGTCGATGGCAGTGGGTGCTAAACTGATGGCACCGCACGGTGGTCTGTTCGTGCTGTTGATTCCAGGTGCGATTACGCCTGTCGTCGGTTATCTGCTCTCTATCATTGCCGGAACCGTTGTCGCTGGCGTGCTGTATGCCGTGCTGAAACGCCCGGAAGAGCAAGCGGCTAAAGCCTGA
- the nfo gene encoding deoxyribonuclease IV: MKYVGAHVSASGGVDQAVVRAHEIGASALALFTKNQRQWQAPALSAEVIARFQDACARYQFSPAQILPHDSYLINLGHPQEEALQKSREAFIDEMQRCQQLGLTLLNFHPGSHLRQIDEQTCLRRIADSINLALEATDSVTAVLENTAGQGSNLGFRFEHLAEIIDQVDDKSRVGVCIDTCHAFAAGYDLRTLNDCQRTFAEFDRIVGWRYLRAMHLNDAKSEFNSRVDRHHSLGEGNIGKTVFSYIMHDPHFDGIPLILETVKPEIWPEEIAWLKSQQG, translated from the coding sequence ATGAAATATGTTGGAGCCCACGTCAGCGCCTCGGGTGGCGTTGATCAGGCGGTGGTTCGCGCCCATGAAATCGGCGCGAGCGCATTGGCGCTATTTACTAAAAATCAGCGCCAGTGGCAGGCCCCGGCGCTGAGTGCCGAGGTCATCGCGCGTTTTCAGGACGCCTGCGCCCGCTATCAGTTTAGTCCGGCGCAAATATTGCCCCATGACAGTTACTTAATTAACCTCGGCCATCCGCAGGAAGAGGCGTTACAAAAATCCCGCGAGGCGTTTATTGATGAAATGCAGCGTTGTCAGCAATTAGGGCTGACATTACTGAATTTTCATCCCGGCAGTCACTTACGCCAAATCGATGAACAGACCTGCCTGCGCCGCATTGCTGACTCCATCAATCTGGCATTAGAGGCCACCGACAGCGTGACCGCCGTGCTTGAAAATACCGCAGGCCAAGGCAGTAATCTCGGCTTTCGTTTTGAGCATCTGGCTGAAATTATCGACCAGGTTGACGATAAAAGCCGTGTGGGCGTCTGTATCGACACCTGTCATGCCTTTGCCGCAGGTTACGATCTGCGCACGCTCAATGATTGCCAGCGCACCTTTGCCGAGTTCGATCGTATTGTCGGCTGGCGCTACCTGCGCGCCATGCATTTAAATGACGCCAAAAGCGAATTCAATAGCCGTGTTGACCGCCATCACAGCCTCGGCGAAGGAAACATCGGGAAAACCGTGTTCAGCTACATCATGCACGACCCGCATTTTGATGGCATCCCGTTGATTCTTGAAACCGTCAAACCGGAAATCTGGCCAGAAGAAATCGCCTGGCTGAAGTCACAGCAGGGTTAA
- a CDS encoding YeiH family protein produces the protein MIVFTTRLRRFSLPTLNLPTLGGILLTGLLACLTLLLAAHPAIASLRLGSLTLAILLGMALGNSLYPHLHRYCDAGVQWSKHYLLRWGIILYGFRLSIQQITSVGVAGLVIDLLMLSSTFLLACWLGQRWFKLDRQTTMLIGAGSSICGAAAVLATAPVLKSQADQIAVAIATVVLFGTVAMFLYPWMYPYLIEYSGQTITAQTFGLYLGSSIHEVAQVVAAGHAISPETESMAVIGKMLRVMMLAPFLFLLGGWLKQRHTTPLAHDDSHANTAFPWFALGFVMMSGVNSLHWLPTPVVEKIIELDNILLTMAMIALGIATRISMLRQAGIKPLLLAGLLFLWLVGGGALINLAVQHLLG, from the coding sequence ATGATCGTGTTTACCACCAGACTTCGACGTTTTTCGCTACCAACGCTAAACCTGCCTACGCTCGGCGGCATCCTGCTTACCGGGTTACTGGCATGCCTGACGTTACTGCTGGCGGCGCATCCAGCCATCGCCAGCCTGCGGTTAGGTTCGCTGACGCTGGCGATTTTACTGGGCATGGCGCTTGGCAATTCGCTCTATCCACACCTGCACCGTTACTGCGACGCAGGCGTGCAATGGTCAAAACACTATTTACTGCGCTGGGGCATTATTCTTTACGGGTTTCGACTCAGTATTCAGCAAATTACCTCCGTCGGCGTGGCAGGTTTGGTCATTGATTTGCTGATGTTGAGCTCCACATTCTTACTGGCCTGCTGGCTGGGACAACGCTGGTTTAAGCTTGACAGGCAGACCACCATGTTAATTGGCGCGGGCAGTAGTATTTGCGGTGCGGCAGCCGTCCTCGCCACCGCGCCGGTATTAAAAAGCCAGGCCGACCAGATTGCCGTCGCTATCGCCACCGTCGTCCTCTTTGGCACTGTTGCGATGTTTTTATATCCGTGGATGTATCCGTATCTGATTGAGTATAGCGGCCAGACTATTACCGCGCAGACTTTCGGGCTTTATCTGGGGTCATCGATTCACGAAGTCGCGCAGGTCGTCGCCGCAGGCCATGCTATCAGCCCGGAAACGGAAAGCATGGCGGTGATTGGCAAAATGCTGCGCGTCATGATGCTGGCACCTTTTTTATTTCTGTTGGGCGGATGGCTAAAGCAACGTCACACAACCCCGTTAGCGCACGACGACAGCCACGCGAATACGGCGTTTCCCTGGTTTGCCCTGGGTTTTGTGATGATGTCCGGTGTCAATTCGCTGCATTGGCTACCGACACCCGTTGTTGAAAAGATTATTGAGCTGGACAACATATTGCTCACCATGGCGATGATAGCCCTTGGTATCGCAACCCGTATCAGTATGCTGCGTCAGGCAGGTATCAAACCACTGCTGCTGGCAGGGCTGCTATTCCTGTGGTTGGTCGGCGGCGGCGCGTTAATTAACCTTGCTGTCCAACACCTGCTGGGCTAG
- the yieE gene encoding DNA-binding transcriptional regulator YeiE yields the protein MHITLRQLEVFAEVLKSGSTTQASVVLSLSQSAVSAALSDLENQLGVQLFDRVGKRLVVNEHGRLLYPKALALLEQSAEIEQLFRRDNGALRIYTSSTIGNYLMPEMIARYRQDFPAIPLELYVGNTLDVVNAVSEFRVDLGLIEGPCHHPELITLPWLEDELVVFCAPGNPLLKSRISVQTLAEAPWILREHGSGTREVLDHLLLARLPHFQLVMELGNSEAIKHAVRHGMGISCLSRHVIAEQLAAGTLVELPVPFTPLSRPLYLVHHRQKHLSGVLQCFLGYCQAGHSAALS from the coding sequence ATGCATATTACGTTACGTCAACTGGAAGTCTTTGCCGAAGTTCTTAAGAGCGGCTCCACCACACAGGCCTCGGTGGTGCTGTCGTTATCTCAGTCAGCGGTGAGCGCGGCGCTGTCTGATCTGGAAAATCAACTGGGCGTGCAGCTGTTTGACCGGGTTGGCAAGCGGCTGGTTGTCAATGAACATGGTCGGCTGCTGTACCCTAAAGCGCTGGCGTTGCTGGAACAATCCGCAGAGATTGAACAACTGTTTCGCCGCGATAATGGCGCCTTGCGTATTTATACCAGTAGCACTATCGGTAATTATTTGATGCCTGAGATGATAGCCCGCTATCGGCAGGATTTTCCCGCCATTCCGCTAGAGCTGTACGTTGGCAACACGCTGGATGTGGTGAATGCGGTGTCTGAGTTTCGCGTTGATCTGGGCCTGATAGAAGGGCCTTGTCATCATCCAGAGTTGATAACTCTGCCTTGGCTGGAAGATGAGCTAGTGGTGTTTTGCGCGCCGGGAAACCCGTTGCTCAAGAGCCGCATTTCGGTGCAGACACTGGCTGAAGCCCCCTGGATTTTACGTGAGCATGGCTCGGGTACCCGTGAAGTGCTGGATCATCTGTTGTTAGCGCGCCTGCCGCATTTTCAGTTAGTGATGGAGCTGGGGAATTCAGAGGCGATTAAGCATGCGGTGCGCCACGGCATGGGGATCAGTTGCCTGTCACGGCATGTGATAGCGGAACAGCTGGCGGCGGGGACGTTGGTGGAATTGCCCGTGCCGTTTACCCCTCTCTCTCGGCCACTATATCTGGTACACCATCGTCAAAAGCATCTCTCCGGTGTTTTGCAATGCTTTCTGGGCTATTGTCAGGCTGGACATAGCGCCGCGCTTTCCTGA
- a CDS encoding amino acid permease, with the protein MAQHDMRPADTREPTLRRELKARHLTMIAIGGSIGTGLFVASGATVSQAGPGGAMLSYALIGLMVYFLMTSLGELAAFMPVSGSFATYGARYVEEGFGFALGWNYWYNWAVTIAVDLVAAQLVMGYWFPDVPGWIWSALFLSLMFLLNYISVKGFGEAEYWFSLIKVTTVILFIAIGVLMIAGILRGGEHAGWHNWQIGDAPFAGGFSAMIGVAMIVGFSFQGTELIGVAAGESKDPQTTIPRAVRQVFWRILLFYIFAILIISLLIPYTDPNLLRNEVKDISVSPFTLVFQNAGLLSAAALMNAVILTAVLSAGNSGMYASTRMLFTLAQEGKAPAWFGKLSKGGVPRNALYATTVVAGLCFLTSMFGNQTVYMWLLNTSGMTGFIAWLGIAISHYRFRRGYVLHGHDLNALPYRSGFFPLGPIFAFVLCLIITLGQNYQAFLADKIDWYAVTATYIGIPLFLVIWFGYRLVRGSRVVRYEQMTFPEHK; encoded by the coding sequence ATGGCTCAACATGATATGCGTCCCGCTGATACGCGGGAACCGACACTGCGCCGTGAATTAAAAGCACGGCATCTGACAATGATAGCGATCGGCGGCTCTATCGGCACCGGCCTGTTTGTCGCCTCTGGTGCAACGGTCTCCCAGGCCGGCCCGGGCGGTGCGATGTTGTCATATGCGCTGATTGGCCTGATGGTGTATTTCCTGATGACCAGTCTGGGTGAGCTGGCGGCGTTTATGCCAGTATCCGGCTCGTTTGCGACCTATGGCGCACGGTATGTCGAGGAGGGGTTTGGCTTCGCGCTCGGCTGGAATTACTGGTACAACTGGGCGGTCACTATCGCCGTGGATCTGGTGGCGGCACAGTTGGTCATGGGATATTGGTTCCCGGATGTGCCGGGCTGGATATGGAGCGCCCTGTTCCTGTCGCTGATGTTTTTACTCAACTATATTTCGGTAAAAGGCTTTGGTGAGGCAGAGTATTGGTTCTCTCTCATCAAGGTCACGACCGTAATTTTGTTTATTGCAATTGGCGTTCTGATGATTGCCGGCATTCTGCGCGGCGGCGAGCATGCGGGTTGGCATAACTGGCAAATTGGCGATGCGCCGTTTGCGGGCGGCTTCTCGGCCATGATTGGGGTGGCAATGATTGTCGGCTTCTCGTTTCAGGGCACCGAGCTTATCGGGGTGGCGGCGGGCGAGTCTAAAGATCCGCAAACCACCATTCCACGTGCGGTGCGTCAGGTGTTCTGGCGTATTCTGCTGTTCTATATATTCGCGATTTTGATTATCAGTCTGCTGATTCCTTATACCGACCCGAACCTGTTGCGTAATGAAGTCAAAGATATCAGCGTCAGCCCATTTACGCTGGTATTCCAGAATGCCGGGTTACTTTCTGCGGCGGCATTGATGAATGCGGTTATCCTGACGGCGGTGCTGTCAGCCGGGAACTCCGGCATGTATGCCTCAACGCGTATGCTGTTTACGCTGGCACAGGAGGGCAAAGCGCCGGCCTGGTTTGGCAAACTCTCCAAAGGGGGCGTGCCGCGTAATGCGCTTTATGCCACTACCGTGGTGGCCGGGTTGTGCTTTTTGACCTCAATGTTTGGCAACCAAACCGTATACATGTGGCTGCTGAATACGTCCGGCATGACCGGCTTCATCGCCTGGCTTGGCATTGCGATTAGCCACTATCGTTTCCGTCGTGGCTATGTTTTACATGGTCATGATTTGAACGCGCTACCGTACCGTTCCGGCTTTTTCCCGCTGGGGCCGATATTTGCTTTTGTGTTATGTCTTATCATCACCCTTGGGCAGAACTATCAGGCTTTTCTGGCAGATAAAATAGACTGGTACGCGGTGACGGCGACGTATATTGGTATTCCGCTATTTTTGGTTATCTGGTTTGGCTATCGTCTGGTAAGGGGCTCGCGTGTTGTGCGCTACGAGCAGATGACATTCCCTGAACACAAATAA
- a CDS encoding sugar transporter, whose protein sequence is MTSASPSRTTAWLRVVTLAVAAFIFNTTEFIPVGLLSDIAATFTMKTEDVGLMITIYAWIVAVASLICMLLTSAIERRKLLIGLFCLFIASHLLSAVAWNFSVLVLSRAGVALAHSVFWSITASLAIRLAPPGKRAQALGLIATGSSLAMVLGLPLGRIIGQYLGWRITFLTIAAGATVALVLLARLLPRLPSEHSGSLASVPKLFRRPALVGAYLLTVVVVSAHFTAYSYIEPFIQTVARLPENFTTLILLLFGCAGIAGSMLYSRYSERFPVGFLLIALLLLFLCLTLLMPLAAYPFGLTLLCLVWGLAMMAFGLAMQAKVLSLAPDASDIAMSIFSGLFNLGIGAGALMGSQISLHLGMANIGYVGAPLVLLALLAMMLTVYRSARLVHSRI, encoded by the coding sequence ATGACTTCCGCTTCTCCCTCACGTACAACGGCCTGGTTGCGCGTGGTAACGCTGGCCGTCGCCGCGTTTATTTTTAACACGACCGAGTTTATCCCGGTTGGCCTGCTTAGTGACATCGCCGCCACGTTTACCATGAAAACCGAAGATGTCGGGCTGATGATCACCATTTATGCCTGGATAGTGGCGGTGGCGTCGCTGATTTGCATGTTGCTAACCAGCGCAATTGAGCGGCGCAAACTGTTAATCGGCTTATTTTGCCTGTTCATCGCCAGCCATTTGCTCTCTGCCGTGGCCTGGAATTTTAGTGTGCTGGTGCTCTCGCGGGCCGGCGTCGCGCTGGCCCATTCTGTGTTCTGGTCTATCACGGCATCACTGGCCATTCGCCTTGCGCCTCCCGGCAAACGGGCGCAAGCGCTGGGATTAATTGCCACCGGATCGTCACTGGCGATGGTGCTGGGTTTACCGTTAGGCCGCATAATCGGCCAATATCTGGGCTGGCGTATTACCTTTTTGACGATTGCCGCAGGCGCAACCGTCGCCCTGGTGTTACTTGCCCGGCTGTTACCGCGCTTACCCAGTGAGCACTCCGGCTCGCTCGCCAGTGTGCCGAAATTATTTCGCCGCCCGGCGCTGGTTGGCGCTTATCTGCTTACGGTTGTGGTGGTCAGCGCCCATTTTACCGCCTACAGCTATATTGAACCGTTTATTCAAACCGTCGCCAGGCTACCGGAAAACTTTACCACTCTTATTCTGCTGCTATTTGGCTGTGCCGGTATTGCCGGTAGCATGCTCTATAGCCGTTATAGCGAGCGTTTCCCTGTCGGCTTTCTGCTCATCGCACTGCTGTTGCTGTTTCTGTGCCTGACGCTGCTGATGCCGCTTGCGGCCTATCCGTTTGGCTTAACGCTATTGTGCCTGGTATGGGGCCTCGCCATGATGGCATTTGGGCTCGCGATGCAAGCCAAAGTGCTGTCACTGGCTCCTGATGCCAGTGATATCGCCATGTCGATTTTCTCCGGCCTGTTTAATCTCGGTATTGGCGCGGGCGCGCTGATGGGCAGCCAGATCAGCTTGCACTTAGGCATGGCGAATATCGGTTATGTCGGCGCGCCATTGGTGCTGTTGGCTCTGCTGGCCATGATGCTCACCGTTTATCGCAGCGCACGTCTGGTACATTCACGTATCTAA
- a CDS encoding ABC transporter permease: protein MLITVVALIALFGLASDNFLDPNNIINILRSIAIVTVIAIAVSLSLSVGGFDLSVGSTASLANALVISLFVWHGMGPFGAISLTLLLCLLVGLFNAFLIVVLRIPDMLATLASLFVIQGVAMTYSYGGSITQNMLLPSGEMAEGVIPEVFATLGQVPVIVVIMLVVTLVVQLGMSLTQHGRRMYAIGGNPEAARLAGIRTARYRVLAYLLSSLLAGLGGILLASRIGSSQVNAGSGYLMDAVAAAYIGFSLAGSGKPNALGTLVGAVILGVLQNGLVMLSVPYYAMDIIKGMVLALALAMTYFHKRG, encoded by the coding sequence TTCTCGACCCGAATAACATCATTAACATTTTACGTTCAATCGCGATTGTCACCGTCATCGCTATCGCGGTTTCGCTGTCGTTGTCCGTGGGCGGATTTGATTTGTCGGTCGGCTCGACGGCATCGCTGGCAAACGCACTGGTGATTTCCCTGTTTGTCTGGCACGGTATGGGGCCGTTCGGCGCCATCTCCCTGACGCTGTTACTCTGTTTGCTTGTCGGGTTGTTCAACGCCTTTCTGATTGTTGTATTACGTATTCCCGATATGCTCGCCACCCTCGCCAGCTTGTTTGTGATTCAGGGTGTCGCCATGACTTACAGTTACGGCGGCTCTATCACCCAAAATATGTTACTACCCAGTGGTGAGATGGCTGAAGGCGTGATTCCCGAGGTGTTCGCCACCCTCGGCCAGGTGCCGGTTATTGTGGTGATTATGCTGGTTGTCACACTCGTTGTGCAGCTCGGTATGTCGCTGACCCAACACGGCAGACGGATGTACGCCATCGGCGGCAACCCGGAGGCGGCAAGGCTTGCGGGTATTCGTACGGCGCGTTATCGGGTACTGGCTTATCTGCTCTCGTCACTGTTGGCAGGGCTTGGCGGGATTTTACTGGCCTCCCGTATCGGCTCGTCACAAGTCAATGCTGGCAGCGGCTATCTGATGGACGCCGTCGCCGCTGCTTACATCGGCTTTTCACTTGCCGGTTCCGGTAAACCCAATGCCCTTGGCACACTGGTCGGCGCGGTTATCCTTGGCGTACTGCAAAATGGGCTGGTCATGCTCTCTGTGCCCTACTACGCCATGGATATCATCAAAGGAATGGTATTGGCATTAGCACTGGCGATGACCTATTTCCACAAGCGCGGCTAG